A single Actinomadura algeriensis DNA region contains:
- a CDS encoding MBL fold metallo-hydrolase encodes MCEETRSLPSRRGLLRSAGLAAGALGATGLLGAAPAAASPRPASSAEGHRTKVVLVGTSGGPIWWEGGTGRAGVCSAVVVGDALYLVDLGSAALHNLRPAGLLGPGEGMNDLRHLRAVFLTHLHSDHVADYPTLLLHGTSGGGLGLPGRPVHVHGPGDRGALPTVFPAGRPVPDPVNPANPAPGTVAMTRSLVAAFATDFNDRLFDTNSPDVTTRVRAHDIALPDGAAPGGAVPRLRAPIDVYEDDRVRVTATLVDHGQMFPSFGFRFDTDDGSVVFSGDTTASPNLVDLAGGCDVLVHEVIDRAWVEESIAGLPVPEETKEGYVNHMIGAHTTSDQVGKVARDAGARRLVLNHFVPGGLPDGRWRRAGRGFDGALTVGRDLMEIGVGRRRR; translated from the coding sequence ATGTGCGAAGAGACACGTTCCCTGCCGTCCAGGCGCGGGCTGCTGCGTTCGGCCGGGCTCGCGGCCGGCGCCCTCGGCGCGACCGGCCTGCTGGGCGCCGCGCCCGCCGCCGCGTCCCCCCGGCCGGCGTCGTCCGCCGAGGGACACCGCACCAAGGTCGTGCTCGTCGGGACGTCGGGCGGCCCGATCTGGTGGGAGGGAGGGACCGGCCGCGCCGGGGTGTGCTCGGCCGTCGTGGTCGGCGACGCCCTGTACCTGGTCGATCTCGGCTCGGCCGCGCTGCACAACCTGCGCCCGGCCGGGCTGCTCGGGCCCGGCGAGGGCATGAACGACCTCCGTCACCTCCGCGCCGTCTTCCTCACGCACCTGCACTCCGACCACGTCGCCGACTACCCGACGCTGCTGCTGCACGGGACGTCCGGCGGCGGCCTCGGCCTGCCCGGCCGTCCCGTGCACGTCCACGGCCCCGGGGACCGCGGCGCGCTGCCCACGGTGTTCCCGGCGGGACGGCCGGTGCCCGATCCGGTGAACCCCGCGAATCCCGCCCCCGGGACGGTGGCGATGACCCGTTCGCTCGTCGCGGCGTTCGCCACCGACTTCAACGACCGGCTGTTCGACACGAACTCCCCGGACGTCACGACCCGCGTGCGGGCCCACGACATCGCGCTGCCGGACGGTGCCGCGCCCGGCGGAGCGGTCCCGCGGCTGCGGGCGCCCATCGACGTCTACGAGGACGACCGCGTGCGCGTCACCGCGACGCTCGTCGACCACGGCCAGATGTTCCCGTCGTTCGGGTTCCGCTTCGACACCGACGACGGCTCGGTCGTGTTCTCCGGCGACACCACCGCGTCGCCGAACCTCGTCGACCTGGCGGGCGGCTGCGACGTCCTCGTCCACGAGGTGATCGATCGGGCGTGGGTCGAGGAGAGCATCGCCGGGCTCCCGGTACCGGAAGAGACGAAGGAGGGGTACGTCAACCACATGATCGGCGCGCACACCACGAGCGACCAGGTCGGGAAGGTGGCGCGGGACGCGGGGGCGCGGCGGCTCGTGCTGAACCACTTCGTGCCCGGCGGTCTCCCGGACGGCCGGTGGCGCCGGGCGGGCCGCGGCTTCGACGGCGCCCTCACCGTCGGCCGCGACCTCATGGAGATCGGCGTCGGCCGCCGGAGACGCTGA